The DNA window CGTAGGCATCGACATCGTCGCGCGAGAAGCCGTATTTCGTGGCGATGAGATCCGCCGAGATGCCCTGCGGCAGGAAATAGGTGGGAATGGCGATGCCGGGATCGACCGGCCATGCGCCGCCCGACGCGCCCATGCCGATGCGGCTCATGGATTCGACGCCGCCCCCGATGGCGATGTCCTTCATGCCCGACATGACCTGCGCGGCAGCGAGGTTCACGGCATCCAGACCCGAGGCGCAGAAGCGGTTGATCTGCACGCCCGGAACCTCCTTGCCGAAGCCCGCCTTCAAGGCCGCGGCGCGTGCGATGTCGCCGCCGGCCTCGCCGATGGGATCCACGCAGCCGAGCACCACGTCCTCCACCAGCATCGGATCGAGATCGTTGCGCTTGCGGATGGCATCGAGCGCCGTCACGGCGAGATCGACCGCCGGAACCTCGTGCAGCGAACCGTCCGGCTTGCCGCGTCCGCGCGGGGTGCGAACGGCGTCATAGATAAAGGCATCAGCCATGAGGGTCTCCCGGTCATGTGGTCGTCCCGGACGCGAGGCGCGCCGGGATCGTTGTCGGATAAGGAACGCTTTACTTGCTGCGCGGTCAGAACGCTTCCGCCGGCAGCGCCATGGTCGTGTCCGCCCCGGTGGAGATGCGGGCGAGACGCATGCCGGTCTCGGGCATCATCCGCTCCATGAAGAAGCGGCCGGTCAGGAGCTTGGCATCCATCTTGTCGGCAACGCCGTTGCCTTCGGCCTTCTTCGCCTGGGCGGCCTTCGCCATCTGGGCCCACATGTACCCCAGGACCACAAGTCCGAAGAGATGCATGTAGTCGGTGGCGCCCGCGCCGGCATTGTCGGGCTTCGCCATGGCGTTCTGCATGAACCACATGGTGGCCTGCTGCAGATGGCCGAGACCCTGCTGCAGGGGCGCCACATAGGCCTTCAGGCTTTCGTCGTCGGCATTCTCCTGGCAGAAGGCGCCGACCTCGTTGAAGAACGCCATGATGGCGCGCCCGCCGTCCTTGCCGAGCTTGCGGCCCACAAGGTCCATGGCCTGGATGCCGTTGGCGCCCTCGTAGATCATGGCGATGCGGGCATCGCGCACGAACTGCGACATGCCCCATTCCTCGATGTAGCCGTGGCCGCCGAACATCTGCTGCGCCTTGACGGCATTGTCGAAGCCGAGATCGGTGAGCACGCCTTTCACCACGGGGGTCATGAGACCCATGTAGTCTTCGGCGGTCTGGCGCTGCGCCTCGTCGGACGAGCGGTGCGCGATGTCGTTGTTCAGCCCCGTCCAGACGATGAGCGCCCGCGCCGCCTCGTTGAATGCCTTGATGGAGAGCAGCGTGCGGCGCACGTCCGGATGCACGATGATCGGATCGGCCGGCCTGTCGGGGAACTTGGCCCCGGTGAGCGCACGGCCCTGCAGGCGGTCCTTCGCGTAGGCCACCGCGTTCTGATAGGCGACCTCCGACTGGGACAGTCCCTGGACGCCGACCGCCAGCCGCGCCTCGTTCATCATCACGAACATGGCGTTGAGGCCGCGGTTCGCCTCGCCGATCAGCCAACCCCTGGCGCCGTCGTAGTTCATCACGCAGGTGGCGTTGCCGTGGATGCCCATCTTGTGCTCGAGCGACCCGCAGGAGACGCCGTTGCGGTCCCCGAGGGAGCCGTCGGCATTGACGAGGATCTTCGGCACCACGAAGAGCGAGATGCCCTTGGTTCCGGCGGGCGCTCCTTCGATGCGGGCAAGCACCAGGTGAACGATGTTCTCCGCCATGTCGTGCTCGCCGGCCGAGATGAAGATCTTGGTGCCGGAAATGGCGTAGGATCCGTCCCCGTTCGGAACGGCCTTCGTCTTGAGGAGGCCGAGATCCGTGCCGCAATGGGGTTCGGTGAGGTTCATGGTGCCGGTCCAGGCGCCCTCGATCATCTTCGGCAGATAGGTCTTCTTCTGCTCGTCGGTTCCGTGCACCACGAGGGCCGCGATGGCCCCCTGCGTCAGGCCCGGATACATGCCGAGCGCCAGGTTGGCCGAGGAGACGAATTCCTGCATCACCGTGTTGAGGACGGACGGTAGACCCTGGCCGCCGTACTCCCCGGGCGCGGCCAGTCCCATCCAGCCGCCGGCGGCATAAGCGTCGTAGGCTTGCCTGAAGCCCTTCGGGGTCGTCACCGAGCCGTCGGGGTGGCGGGTGCAGCCCTCCTGGTCGCCGGGGAGGTTCAGGGGCGCGAACACCTCCTCGCAGAGCTTGGCGCCCTCGGCGAGGATCGCCTCCACCGTGTCGGAGGTCGCATCGGCGAAACCGGGCAGGTTGTTGTGACGCTCAATCGGAAACACGTCGTTCAGGAGGAACATGACGTCTTCGACGGGGGCCTTGTAGACCGGCATTCGAACTCTCCCAGATCCCATTCCGGCATGAACGTTCCCATGAGGAAGATGCCGGCCAAGTAGATAGTTCACATATAAACTATTCTGCCGTCTTGGGAAGAGGTAGGGTGGGAAATCTTTGGTGGAAGCCGTGACGATCAGGGCCGGCCCGGCCTGGCCCCGTCCCGACGGAACTTCCCCTCCTCCAGCAGCATCGGATCCTGAAGCGGCTGCCGATCTTGCGGCCCGGACCGAGGGTCGGTGGCGTCTCAGTGCGGCGGGGAGATCGCTCCAGCAGGAAGCCTGCCCGGCCCGTTCGCGCTCACAAGCGAAAACGCCCATCCGTTCGCAGAGCCGCGGCTCTGCGAACGGATGGGCTGTCTCGGACGATCGCGTTGCGGCTCAGGCGGCGACGGCGAGGCCGGCGCGCCGGGCATGGAGCTCGGCCAGGGCCTCCTCGATCTCGCCTCTCTGCTGCTCGAGATGGCGGATCTGATCTTCGATCTGGTCGAGGGACAGCTTGAGATTCATCGCCGCTCCGTTGCCAGACCGCTCCTCGGCCACCATGGCGCGGATCTCGGTCAGGGTGAAACCGAGCTGCTTGCCCTTGAGGATGACGGAGAGTCGCTCACGGTCGCGGGCATCATAGATGCGTGCCGTCCCGTCCCGTCGAGGGGAGAGAAGGCCGCGATCCTCGTAGAACCGCAGGGTGCGGAGCGTGACCCCGAACTCGCGGGCCAGATCGCCGATCGTATAAAGTTTTGCACTCTCGCCGGCAGGAGTGCTGCCCGTAAACTGGTCCATGGAACCCCCCGTGATTTCTTCATGACAGGGTAAGTATGAGCACTTCCCCTTCAGTAATGAAATGATAGAACATTATTTAGCCTCTTTGCAATAGTGTTACGTTTCGGATCTGCCGCTGGGGTAAAGGAAGAGCGCTTCGGAAGGTTACCGTTGCGGAAGTCATGAGATCTCCATGCCCGGTTCGCCGCTAAATCCCCTCCGTTTAACGGGTTTTTTACTATGCCGGACGGAAGTTGCAGCGCTGGGCAGGGGGTCTTGACGCGGGGTGATTCGCCTCGTTCAGGCTCCGGCCCATCAGGCGCGCACCGGCTCGGGGCCGTGCGGGCCTTCTCGAGTTCACGCGTATCCCGGCGAGCCCAACCATGAGACGACCCGTCTTCTCAAGATCTGACGACCTGGATCTCGATGCCCGCGCGCTGATCTCAGCCGCGGCTCGGCAGGCCGGCATGAGCCTCGAGGAATGGGTCGCGGCCGTCCTCGAAGAGACGCAGGACAGGCACGAATCCTCGCCATGGCGGGCGGGCAGCGATCTCGACGGCCTCATCGCCCGGATGTCCCCCCGTTCGCGGCCCAAGCGCGACTACGACACCCTGATGGCCGCCGTGGCGGCGCAGAGCGGGCGTCCGACCCAGGATCAGGCATCCCGGACCGCGGTGGCGCTCGAATCCATGGCGAGTTGGATCGAGCAGGCGGAGATCCGCCTGAACGATGCCTCCCGCAGCTCAGCGGATCAGCAGGACCGGATCGCCGCCGTGCTCTCGGAGGCCCTGTCGTCCCTCAAGGAGCGGCTCGAGACGGTGGAGCGGCAGGTCACGGCGGAACGGACTGCCCCGCCCCGCATCGAATTTCCGGTCGAGGAGGCGCTCAAGGCGCTCGCTCCCGTGTCCGAAACCCTTGTCGGTCTGCGGGCCGACATGTCCCGTCTCGCCTCCCATCTCGAACAGCCCAATCCGACCCTTATCCCTGCCGTCGACGGGATCCGCGCCGAGATCGACGGCCTGCGCTCAGGCATCGAAAGCCTGGCGACCCGTGAGGAGATCGCGGCTCTCGACGCGGCCCTCGGGTCGATCGCCAAGGATCTCGGACAGGGGCCGACGGTCAAGGATATGCGCACCCTCGCCGGCTCGATCACCGTGCTCTACGAGCAGATCCGGTCGCTTGCGGGAGAGGTGAGCGACGAGCTGCACGGGCGCATCGGCCAAGACATCGACCACATCAAAGCCAAGATCGACGCGATGGCCGCGTCCGGGGTGGACCGCTCGATCGTGGATTTCCTCAGCGGCCAGATCGTCGACATGCGCCAGGATCTGGCGCACCGGGCCGAGCCGCAGCAGATCGCCCGGCTGTCCGGCGAGATCGAGACCCTCGCCCGCCAGTTGTCGGAACTGCGCCTCCATCAGGTGAGCAAGAGCGATTTCACCGCTCTGAAGACCTCCCTCGACGATGTCTGCTCGGCTCTCTACGTCACCGCCACGGCGCAGGAGACGAGCCGCGTTCCCGAGCAGCTCGAGACCTTGAGCCGCAGCGTGGACCTCCTCGCCCGCCGTCCTCAACCGGCACCGGCGGACCTGACCCCGATCAGCGAGCAGCTCGCGCTGCTGACCGAGCGGATGGCCGGCCTGTCGGAAGGCCGCGCCGTTGGCGGCGAGACGCTGATCGACAGGATCGAGCACCTATCCTCGCGGATCGAGGCCGTTGCCGAAAGGGAGGCGCAGCCCCGCGAGCCCTTGATCGAGCGGTTCGACCGCATCGAGCAGGAGCTGCGCGAACTCGTCCGGCAGGCCGATACCTCCGGCATGGCCCAGATGCTGCGATCCATCGACCAGAAGCTTGAGCGGACGCCGTCTCAGCCCACGGGCCTCGATACTCTCGAGCGCCAGGTGGCGGCTCTGGCCGAACGGTTCGATCAGATTCCGGGGGAAGCCCTGCAGACGGCCCTGACCGAGGCGGGCGGACACCTCAAGAGGCTTCAGGACGAGGCGGTCGGCATCGCGGAGCGTGCGGCCAGGACCGTGCTGAACGACATTCGCCCTGCCCTGCCGGATTCCGGCGATCTCGATGCCCTCAGGCATGGGGTCGTCGAGCTGAAGGCCCTTCACAATAGGTCCGACAAGAAGACGCAGGAGACCCTCCGGGCCGTCCGCGACGCGCTGGAAGCCCTCACGTCCCGGCTGCCGAACGGGGACGCTCCCGTGACGGCCGGCCCGGGCCCGTCCATGCCGGCAGCGCCCGCGGGGCCGCGGCTGCCCGCGGATCGTCTCGAAGCCGCCGTGCGCAGGCTCCATGCCGCCACCCTGTCGCAGATGAATGAGGCCGCCCCGCCTCCTCCGGACGCCGCCTCCCCGTCAGCCCCGACGGTTGCGCCGCCCGAACCGACTCCGGAACCCGATCTCGGCCATCTGCGCGCCAGCTTCATCGCGGCCGCGCGACGGGCCGCGCAGAGCGCGATCCCGGAGCCTGCCCCCGTTTCCACCCCGTCGCCCCTGAAGCAGGAGGCCGGGTCCGCAATCGAGGCCGAACAGCCCGAGGCCGATGAATCCGCAGCCGGCGTCGCGTCCCTGTTCGAGCGCCTGCGCCGCAGCCTCGACAGCCGCCGGCGCCCTCTCCTGTTCGGGTTGGCGTTTCTGATCCTGGCGACCGGCACCTACCCGATCCTGTCCGTCGGGCGGGTCTCGCCCGACCCGGTGCCGGCGAGCGTGCGGCAGGAAGCGGCGCCTGCCGCCGATGCGAAGCCGGTCGGCACCGCCGCCGATGCTTCTCAAGCCGGCGATCTGAGCGTCTTCCAGTCGTCCAGCCTCGCCACCGGGGCCGTGTCCGCCGATCCGCTCGTGTCCGGGCAGTTTCTCGTCGATCCTGCGACCATCAAGGGTATCCCGGCGGATGCCCCGGCGGGCCTGCAGCAGGCGGCCCTTTCGGGCGACGCGGCAGCGCTCTATGAGATCGCCTCCCGGGCCGCCGAGGGACGCGGGATGGCAAAGGACATGACCGCCGCCGCCCGCCTCTTCGAGTGGGCCTCTCAGGCTGGCCTTCCTCCGGCGCAGGAGCGGCTCGCCATGATGCACGAGAAGGGCGACGGTATTCCCCTCGACCTCAAGCAGGCCGCTTTCTGGTACGAGCGGGCGGCCCTGGGCGGCAACATCCGCGCCATGCACAATCTCGCCACCCTTCTCGCCTCGGGCAGGAACGGGAAGCCGGATTACGTCGCCGCGATGCGTTGGTACGGCGAGGCTGCCGAGTCCGGCTTGCGGGACAGCCAATACAATCTGGGCGTCCTGCTCGCCCTCGGCATCGGGGCCAAGGCGGATCCGGCAAAGGCATTCCGGTGGTTCTCCCTCGCGGCCGACCAGGGAGACGCGGAGGCGGGCCAGAAGCGGGACGAGATCGCCGGGCGCCTGAGCGCGGCCGAACTGAAGGCCGCCAAGGCCGCTCTCGAAGCCTGGCGCCCTCGGCCGGTCGATCCTCTCGCCAACAGACCGCCCGTCGCCGTCCCGGGCCGAACGGCCGCTCTGGATCGAACTCAGGGCGACCGGAGTTGAGCGCACGCAGGCTTTGTCATCTTCCGTTCAGAACATGACCGTTACACCGCCTGCATGATGCTGTAACAACGACGTGGCTGCACCGGCCAATGGGGGAACCGGGTTGCAAATCTACTTGCCGATCGCTGAGATGCCCGTGAGCGTTCTTCTCATCCTCGGGATGGGTGCGGCGGTGGGCTTCATATCCGGGCTTTTCGGGATCGGCGGCGGATTTCTCATGACGCCGCTCCTCATCTTCCTGGGGATCCCCCCGGCCGTCGCCGTGGCGACTCAATCGGCGCAGATCGTCGCCTCCTCCACCACCAGCGTGCTCGGCGCGCTGCGCCGCAACGCCCTCGACCACAAGCTCGGCGCCATCCTGGTCGCAGGAGGATTCGTCGGCTCGGCGCTGGGCGTGTGGTTCTTCGCGGCGGCGCGACGGGCCGGACAGCTCGATCTCGTGATCGTCATTTCCTACGTGACGCTCTTCACCATCGTGGGCAGCCTGATGCTGAAGGAGAGCATCCGGGAATTCTGGAGCCGGCGGAAGGGCGGCGCTGTGCGCCTGCGGCGGCAGGCGGGCGAGCACGCGCCCTATCTCGGCTGGCCGCTGCGCATGCGCTTCTACCGATCCAAGCTCTATGTGAGCATCATCCCGATCATCGGGCTGTCCCTGTTCATCGGCTTCGCCGGCGCCCTGCTGGGCATCGGCGGCGGCTTCATCGTGGTGCCGGCCCTTCTCTACGTCTTCCGGGTGCCGACCAACGTGGTTGTGGGAACCTCCCAGTTCCAGATCGTCTGCACCACCCTCGTGGCCCTCATTCTCCATGCCGTGACGAATCAGGCCGTCGACATGGTCCTGGCGATCCTGCTCATCGTCGGGGGCGTGTTCGGGGCGCAGTTCGGCGCCCGCATGGGGAGGCACCTGAGAGCGGAGCTGTTCCGCTTCCTGCTCGCCATCCTGCTCCTGGCGGTGGGCCTGCGCTTCGGCCTCGAACTCGTGCTGGAGCCGGACGAGCCCTTCTCCATCACCACGCAGGAGACGCGCACGTGAGGATCGTCGGCGCCCTCCTGATCCTCGTCGGCACGATGGTCAGCGCGCGGGCGGAAACCCTGATCACATCCCTGTCGAACCACCGGGTGCTGATCAATTCCAACTACACGGGCACGCAGATCGCCGTGTTCGGCGCCATCGAGCGTGATGCCCAGACGGTCGCCCGCGCCACAAGTTACGATATCGTCGTCACCGTCCGCGGCCCGCGCCAGTTCCTCACGGTGCGCGAGAAGGAGCGGCTCGGTCCGGTCTGGATCAACCAGGAACAGCAGAAGTTTCCGACAGCGCCGGCCTACCTGAACGTCCTCAGCTCCCGGCCGATCGAGGAGATCACGAGCGACCAGCTGCGGCAGCGCCAGAAGGTCGGCCTGAGCGCCATCATCAATTCCGCCGATTTCACGAGCCGTCGCGACGGTGCGGACCAGCCTTTCCGGGATGCCCTGTACCGGCTGAAGGCCCAGGAGGGCCTCTATCTCGAGGACGAACGCGGCGTGACCTTCCTGACGCCCGAGATCTTCCGCGCCGGCATCGACCTGCCGGCCACGGCGCCGCCGGGCAACTACGACGTCGACGTGACCCTCTTCGCCGACACGGTGATCCTCGCCCGCACGCAGACCCATTTCGAGCTGGTCAAGACCGGGTTCGAGGAACAGGTCGGCGTCATCGCCCGGGACTGGTCCCTGGCCTACGGCCTGTCGACCGCCGCCATCGCCCTCCTGTTCGGCTGGCTCGCCAGCACGATCTTCCGGCGGGACTGACCAGGACGCGCTCAGGTCTTTACGTCTCAGGGTCGTCACGCAATCGTGTCGACGGCGAATGCAGGGAGAACGGCATCATGATGCTCCGGTGCGGAACGGTTCAGTTCCATCACAAGGCCGACGACAAGACCTCCAACATGGCGGTGGTGGAGCGCTTCTCCCGCGAGGCTGCGGATCAGGGCGTCAAGATCCTGGCTTTTCCGGAGATGTGCCTCACCGGGTACTGGCACGTGCGCAATCTCGGACGTGAACGGTTGGAGGCGCTGGCCGAACCGGTGCCGGCGGGCCCCTCCACGCAGGCCGTCCTCGCGCTCTCGGCCCGCCACGACATGGCCATCGGGGTCGGTCTGATCGAGCGCGCCGACGACGGGCGCCTGTTCAACACCTATGTGGTCTGCCTGCCCGACGGACGTGTCCACCGCCACCGCAAGCTCCATGCCTTCGAAAGCGACCACATCGCGAGCGGCGACAGCTACACGGTCTTCGACACGCCCTGGGGCGTGAGGATCGGGGTTCTGATCTGCTGGGACAACAACCTCGTGGAGAACGCCCGCGCTACCGCGCTGCTCGGCGCCGACATCGTCATGGCGCCGCACCAGACCGGCGGCTGCCTGTCCCGCAGCCCGCAGGCCATGGGGCTCATCGACCCCGCCCTCTGGGAGAACCGCCATCGTGATCCCGAGACCATCGAGGCCGAGTTCCGGGGCCCGAAGGGACGCGAATGGCTGCTGCGCTGGCTGCCGGCCCGCGCCCACGACAACGGCTATTTCCTTCTCTTCTCCAACGGGGTCGGGGAAGACGACGGCGAGGTGCGCACCGGCAACGCCATGATCATCGACTGCTACGGCCGCATCGTGGACGAGACCTGGAAGGCGCAGGACGCCCTGGTGGTGGCCGATCTCGACCTCGGCCTCCTGCCGCTCGCCACCGGCCGCCGCTGGATCCGGGGACGCCGGCCGGAGCTTTACGGGATCCTCACCCAGCCGCAGGGCCATGAGCTCGCGCCCCGGCAGGCGCGGTTCTCGGAGGATCCGGTCGTCAAGACGGCCGGGTAACTCGCGTCGGTCCCGGAAGCGCCCGCGATAGGAAGCGACGGCTTGATCCGCGCCAGGTCTGCGGGCGGGTTCCCCGCTCCCCCGGACCCGTGCCGGCCATGACAGCACAAGGGGGCGACGGCTCTCCTCAGTCCCGGCAGAGCATCGACCGGGCGATGGCGAAGATGCGCTCGGTGCCGATGAGATGCGCCGTGAAGCCGTTCGGGAAGAGCGGCTTGAAGGCGGCGTCGCAGGCGTTGAGCCCACCCGCATAGGCGCCGAGCGCCGGCATGACGCAGCGCCGACCGTCGGTGAGGAAGCAGCGCCGCCGTGTGGCGCGCCCGCGCATGACCACC is part of the Microvirga terrae genome and encodes:
- a CDS encoding MerR family transcriptional regulator, encoding MDQFTGSTPAGESAKLYTIGDLAREFGVTLRTLRFYEDRGLLSPRRDGTARIYDARDRERLSVILKGKQLGFTLTEIRAMVAEERSGNGAAMNLKLSLDQIEDQIRHLEQQRGEIEEALAELHARRAGLAVAA
- a CDS encoding TIGR02186 family protein codes for the protein MRIVGALLILVGTMVSARAETLITSLSNHRVLINSNYTGTQIAVFGAIERDAQTVARATSYDIVVTVRGPRQFLTVREKERLGPVWINQEQQKFPTAPAYLNVLSSRPIEEITSDQLRQRQKVGLSAIINSADFTSRRDGADQPFRDALYRLKAQEGLYLEDERGVTFLTPEIFRAGIDLPATAPPGNYDVDVTLFADTVILARTQTHFELVKTGFEEQVGVIARDWSLAYGLSTAAIALLFGWLASTIFRRD
- a CDS encoding nitrilase family protein — protein: MMLRCGTVQFHHKADDKTSNMAVVERFSREAADQGVKILAFPEMCLTGYWHVRNLGRERLEALAEPVPAGPSTQAVLALSARHDMAIGVGLIERADDGRLFNTYVVCLPDGRVHRHRKLHAFESDHIASGDSYTVFDTPWGVRIGVLICWDNNLVENARATALLGADIVMAPHQTGGCLSRSPQAMGLIDPALWENRHRDPETIEAEFRGPKGREWLLRWLPARAHDNGYFLLFSNGVGEDDGEVRTGNAMIIDCYGRIVDETWKAQDALVVADLDLGLLPLATGRRWIRGRRPELYGILTQPQGHELAPRQARFSEDPVVKTAG
- a CDS encoding sulfite exporter TauE/SafE family protein; the encoded protein is MQIYLPIAEMPVSVLLILGMGAAVGFISGLFGIGGGFLMTPLLIFLGIPPAVAVATQSAQIVASSTTSVLGALRRNALDHKLGAILVAGGFVGSALGVWFFAAARRAGQLDLVIVISYVTLFTIVGSLMLKESIREFWSRRKGGAVRLRRQAGEHAPYLGWPLRMRFYRSKLYVSIIPIIGLSLFIGFAGALLGIGGGFIVVPALLYVFRVPTNVVVGTSQFQIVCTTLVALILHAVTNQAVDMVLAILLIVGGVFGAQFGARMGRHLRAELFRFLLAILLLAVGLRFGLELVLEPDEPFSITTQETRT
- a CDS encoding acyl-CoA dehydrogenase C-terminal domain-containing protein → MPVYKAPVEDVMFLLNDVFPIERHNNLPGFADATSDTVEAILAEGAKLCEEVFAPLNLPGDQEGCTRHPDGSVTTPKGFRQAYDAYAAGGWMGLAAPGEYGGQGLPSVLNTVMQEFVSSANLALGMYPGLTQGAIAALVVHGTDEQKKTYLPKMIEGAWTGTMNLTEPHCGTDLGLLKTKAVPNGDGSYAISGTKIFISAGEHDMAENIVHLVLARIEGAPAGTKGISLFVVPKILVNADGSLGDRNGVSCGSLEHKMGIHGNATCVMNYDGARGWLIGEANRGLNAMFVMMNEARLAVGVQGLSQSEVAYQNAVAYAKDRLQGRALTGAKFPDRPADPIIVHPDVRRTLLSIKAFNEAARALIVWTGLNNDIAHRSSDEAQRQTAEDYMGLMTPVVKGVLTDLGFDNAVKAQQMFGGHGYIEEWGMSQFVRDARIAMIYEGANGIQAMDLVGRKLGKDGGRAIMAFFNEVGAFCQENADDESLKAYVAPLQQGLGHLQQATMWFMQNAMAKPDNAGAGATDYMHLFGLVVLGYMWAQMAKAAQAKKAEGNGVADKMDAKLLTGRFFMERMMPETGMRLARISTGADTTMALPAEAF
- a CDS encoding SEL1-like repeat protein, which encodes MRRPVFSRSDDLDLDARALISAAARQAGMSLEEWVAAVLEETQDRHESSPWRAGSDLDGLIARMSPRSRPKRDYDTLMAAVAAQSGRPTQDQASRTAVALESMASWIEQAEIRLNDASRSSADQQDRIAAVLSEALSSLKERLETVERQVTAERTAPPRIEFPVEEALKALAPVSETLVGLRADMSRLASHLEQPNPTLIPAVDGIRAEIDGLRSGIESLATREEIAALDAALGSIAKDLGQGPTVKDMRTLAGSITVLYEQIRSLAGEVSDELHGRIGQDIDHIKAKIDAMAASGVDRSIVDFLSGQIVDMRQDLAHRAEPQQIARLSGEIETLARQLSELRLHQVSKSDFTALKTSLDDVCSALYVTATAQETSRVPEQLETLSRSVDLLARRPQPAPADLTPISEQLALLTERMAGLSEGRAVGGETLIDRIEHLSSRIEAVAEREAQPREPLIERFDRIEQELRELVRQADTSGMAQMLRSIDQKLERTPSQPTGLDTLERQVAALAERFDQIPGEALQTALTEAGGHLKRLQDEAVGIAERAARTVLNDIRPALPDSGDLDALRHGVVELKALHNRSDKKTQETLRAVRDALEALTSRLPNGDAPVTAGPGPSMPAAPAGPRLPADRLEAAVRRLHAATLSQMNEAAPPPPDAASPSAPTVAPPEPTPEPDLGHLRASFIAAARRAAQSAIPEPAPVSTPSPLKQEAGSAIEAEQPEADESAAGVASLFERLRRSLDSRRRPLLFGLAFLILATGTYPILSVGRVSPDPVPASVRQEAAPAADAKPVGTAADASQAGDLSVFQSSSLATGAVSADPLVSGQFLVDPATIKGIPADAPAGLQQAALSGDAAALYEIASRAAEGRGMAKDMTAAARLFEWASQAGLPPAQERLAMMHEKGDGIPLDLKQAAFWYERAALGGNIRAMHNLATLLASGRNGKPDYVAAMRWYGEAAESGLRDSQYNLGVLLALGIGAKADPAKAFRWFSLAADQGDAEAGQKRDEIAGRLSAAELKAAKAALEAWRPRPVDPLANRPPVAVPGRTAALDRTQGDRS